From Acropora muricata isolate sample 2 chromosome 14, ASM3666990v1, whole genome shotgun sequence, one genomic window encodes:
- the LOC136897693 gene encoding uncharacterized protein: MVYCFAPTCGHSSEGNTCKFFAFPSAIKQHNEYRRWMRLIRREDREPSKHSRVCSCHFRDGQKANGPEMFDRNKDKLFTEQRGPPKKRKKNSESKVQSLSQMIEIARKNEQPSVADTEQNVQTTQEIILEAELDFANRELKELNQTVQYKRNKYTVSALEGDVIRMETGLPTKEVFNIVVNHALRFKDSVNYFAGWNVESISFEDQIFITLMKIRQNYTQLHLAQLFHCSVATISNIVITFSHLLHEILFIDLMTTIPSREKNKISAPSSFRQFESCRIVIDCTDIEVAAPGLMSQQNAT; encoded by the exons ATGGTTTACTGTTTTGCTCCGACATGTGGCCATTCGTCGGAGGGCAACACTTGTAAGTTCTTCGCTTTTCCAAGCGCAATAAAGCAGCACAACGAGTACAGGAGGTGGATGCGACTCATAAG AAGAGAGGATCGAGAGCCGAGCAAGCACTCACGAGTATGTAGCTGCCATTTTAGGGATGGCCAGAAAGCCAATGGTCCAGAAATGTTTGATCGCAACAAGGACAAGTTATTCACTGAACAAAGGGGACcaccaaagaagagaaaaaagaataGTGAATCAAAGGTACAGTCTCTTTCACAGATGATTGAAATTGCTCGAAAAAATGAACAACCATCAGTTGCTGACACAGAACAAAACGTGCAAACAACACAGGAGATTATCCTGGAAGCAGAGCTTGACTTTGCCAACAGAGAGCTAAAGGAACTTAACCAAACTGTCCAGTACAAGAGGAACAAGTACACTGTGTCTGCGCTTGAGGGAGATGTCATACGAATGGAGACAGGCCTTCCAACCAAAGAAGTCTTTAACATTGTTGTAAACCATGCTCTTAGATTTAAAGATAGTGTGAACTATTTTGCTGGGTGGAATGTAGAATCAATCAGTTTTGAAGAtcaaatttttatcactttAATGAAAATTCGACAGAACTACACACAGCTTCACCTAGCCCAATTGTTTCATTGTAGTGTGGCCACGATTTCTAATATTGTTATAACATTTTCTCATCTTTTGCATGAAATTTTGTTTATTGACCTCATGACAACAATTCCATCCCGTGAAAAAAACAAGATCTCTGCACCGTCCTCCTTCAGGCAATTTGAATCCTGTCGGATTGTTATAGACTGCACAGACATTGAGGTTGCTGCACCTGGTTTGATGAGTCAGCAAAATGCAACATAG